One part of the Plasmodium yoelii strain 17X genome assembly, chromosome: 13 genome encodes these proteins:
- a CDS encoding PIR protein has product MTINACNEFRKLWNYFHDEPNSSGEYNFKDLVFKQYCPDENCSNDIDKFNAGCLWILNAFFGNFGISLNNDNYKDAVVCIMLWLSYKLSLKSHDGINTLKEFYSKHIETNEKYIVSKVYNNKFKGYKNIIDQIKEYLDIDISFASKFYELLKLLCSMDTAYTEKNSDKISENANKFIEKYQKLLDNDNNTEGSPYNKILFVLSNYYNNFDKYRIENGTSTDRPQLPTKKRDEHVEVVGSKEIKISESSKETGTSNIVTTDPSYDTTFSDSSLVSKLIPALSIFVAIGIFLGIAYKYSLFGFRKRSQKHLRKKLKK; this is encoded by the exons ATGACAATTAATGCA TGTAATGAGTTTAGAAAATTGTGGAATTATTTCCACGATGAACCGAACAGTTCTGgagaatataattttaaagatCTAGTATTCAAGCAATACTGCCCTGATGAGAACTGTAGTAACGATATCGATAAGTTTAATGCTGGTTGTTTATGGATACTTAATGCATTTTTTGGTAATTTTGGTATTTCACTTAATAATGACAATTATAAGGATGCGGTTGTATGCATTATgttatggttaagttataaattAAGTCTAAAGTCACATGACGGAATCAACACATTAAAGGAATTTTATTCTAAGCATATAGAAACAAACGAGAAGTACATTGTGAGTAAagtttataataataaatttaaaggTTACAAGAATATCATAGATCAAATAAAGGAATATTTGGATATTGATATTAGTTTTgcgtctaaattttatgaattacttaaattattatgcaGTATGGATACTGCTTATACGGAAAAAAATAGTGACAAAATTTCAGAAAAtgctaataaatttattgagaaatatcaaaaactacttgataatgataataatactgAAGGTAGTCCatacaataaaatattatttgttttatctaattattataataattttgataaatacAGAATTGAGAATGGTACATCAACAGATCGTCCTCAATTACcaacaaaaaaaagagacGAACATGTTGAAGTAGTAGGTTCTaaagaaattaaaatatCTGAATCCTCGAAAGAAACAGGTACTTCAAATATTGTAACGACAGACCCGAGTTATGATACTACGTTTTCAGACTCATCACTAGTAAGTAAATTAATTCCAgctttatcgatatttgttGCAATAGgaatttttttaggaattgcttataag tattcgttatttggatttcggaaacgatctcaaaaacatttaagaaaaaagctaaaaaaataa
- a CDS encoding PIR protein — protein MAISKVCGKFDTFRRTFRDGLDESNQYRFTNNLFKKYCPNGKCDKDLDKINAGCLSLFYEFFGKYGSSFDTRIYKDEALSIMIWLGYILSLKSHEGINTLNDFYSMYIENDTKYTENNIIEQKHKNYKEIIDAIKEYMDIDISYMSKFYELLKLLCEMNTAYTTNKSTEFSQHANKFVCEYGILLNDDKNIDNSTYSKVLRVVSNYYNNFENGRNFNNTEMKFPTLPTKKATKKVELESSEEIKTAEPSNETDKSNIIMTPPISITTISGSSLVNKIIPVLSIFGAIAFFIGISYKYSLFGFRKRSQKHLRKKLKK, from the exons ATGGCAATTAGTAAAGTG TGTGGAAAGTTTGACACTTTCAGGAGGACTTTTCGCGATGGATTGGATGAGTCTAACCAATATCGTTttacaaataatttatttaagaAATATTGTCCTAATGGAAAATGTGATAAAGATCTTGATAAGAttaatgctggatgtttatcgttattttatgaatttttcGGTAAATATGGTTCTTCATTTGACACTCGTATTTATAAGGATGAAGCTTTAAGTATAATGATTTGGTTAGGCTATATATTAAGCCTAAAGTCACATGAGGGAATCAACACATTAAACGATTTTTATTCTatgtatatagaaaatgaCACGAAGTACACTGAgaataatattattgaacaaaaacataaaaattataaggaaATCATAGATGCAATAAAGGAATATATGGATATTGATATTAGTtatatgtctaaattttatgaattacttaaattattatgtgaaaTGAATACTGCTTATACGACAAATAAAAGTACCGAGTTTTCACAACATgctaataaatttgtttgtGAATATGGAATACTCcttaatgatgataaaaatattgacaACAGTACATACAGTAAAGTATTACGTGTTGTGtccaattattataataattttgaaaatggcagaaattttaataatacagaAATGAAATTTCCTACATTACCAACAAAAAAAGCAACCAAAAAAGTTGAACTAGAAAGTTCTGAAGAAATTAAAACAGCTGAGCCCTCGAATGAAACAGATAaatcaaatattataatgacGCCCCCGATTTCTATTACTACAATATCAGGCTCATCACTagtaaacaaaataattccagtattatcgatatttggtgcaatagcattttttataggaatttcttataag tattcgttgtttggatttcggaaacgatctcaaaaacatttaagaaaaaagctaaaaaaataa
- a CDS encoding PIR protein: protein MYHRLCTRLEKLRGYLPDDLNSNEINDINQLGNAKDYCSNGGSGETECKTDLDKINAGCLWLFDQTVINNFGSLSNDETKRFIIYIMIWLNFKLNQKSHEGITKFKDFYTKHIEKNMYYNNCKKKKNNNYDDCSNTLKEKTGYKSFKEFIEENGYLMNINTMSKFYDAFKSLCNMYDEVDASNPNSKNYLEKAQEFVRKYNEVNRISEHTEGSSYYQVLSTLSTEYNNFKDYCKENEVDCNDIPDLPSIKIKETSVQSSEDHSEQVSDVTPSSSSIKNKLIIVLSIFSAISICLGISYKYSLFGFRKRAQKQDLREKLKK from the exons aTGTATCATCGCCtg tgtacAAGGTTAGAGAAATTGAGAGGCTATTTACCCGATGACTTAAACAGCAATGAAATTAATGATATTAATCAATTAGGGAATGCTAAGGATTATTGCTCTAATGGAGGTTCAGGGGAAACAGAATGTAAGACTGATCTCGATAAGATAAATGCTGGATGTCTATGGTTGTTCGATCAAActgttattaataattttggaAGTTTAAGTAATGATGAGACTAAAAggtttattatttacattatgatatggttaaattttaaattaaatcaaaaatCACATGAAGGAATCACCAAATTTAAAGATTTTTATACTAaacatatagaaaaaaatatgtattataataattgtaaaaaaaaaaaaaataataattatgatgatTGTAGTAATacattaaaagaaaaaacggGATATAAGAGTTTTAAGGAGTTCATAGAAGAAAACGGATATTTGATGAATATTAATActatgtctaaattttatgatgcatttaaatcattatgtaacatgtatGATGAAGTTGATGCAAGCAATCCAAATTCCAAGAATTACTTAGAAAAAGCTCAAGAATTtgttagaaaatataatgagGTTAATAGAATTTCTGAACATACTGAAGGAAGTTCCTATTATCAAgtattgtctacattatcaactgaatataataattttaaagattattgtaaagaaaatgaagttGATTGTAATGACATTCCAGACCTTCCatcgataaaaataaaagaaactTCTGTACAAAGTTCTGAAGATCATTCTGAACAAGTTTCTGATGTTACaccatcaagttcgtcgataaaaaacaaattaattatagttttatcgatattttcTGCAATATCAATTTGTttgggaatttcttataag tattcgttatttggatttcggaaacgagctcaaaaacaagatttaagagaaaagctaaaaaaataa
- a CDS encoding PIR protein, with the protein MNKEVCKRFKNVKEWFPDKLDSKGEYQINNKEHLNKYCNSGCDNSLDKISAGCLYFFNEFFKDSSAFKDLAKSNINIVDYIIIWLSYMLNLKENTNSNVTHLQHFYDTTINNDKYKHPIANVSEYTNYKNLIDKKHDLKNMDINKNNISKLYDAFNILCNMYTEFDEGKSDCTNFSEKANQFIGKYKELDENCNITGNNSCSKILFTLLSDYINFKNKCNDIPSLPGIASEFFAPSSSIATKLFIVLSIFGAIGIFFGISYKYSLFGFRKRFKKQQIREKIKNIKKRMNY; encoded by the exons ATGAATAAGGAAGTg tgtaaaaGGTTCAAGAATGTAAAGGAATGGTTTCCCGATAAATTGGACAGCAAGGGAGAGTatcaaattaataataaagaacATCTCAATAAATATTGTAATAGTGGCTGTGATAATTCTCTCGATAAAATTagtgctggatgtttatatttttttaatgaattcTTTAAGGATTCTTCTGCGTTTAAGGATCTTGCAAAAAGTAACATTAATATTGTTGattacattattatatggttaagttatatgttaaacctaaagGAAAATACTAATAGCAACGTCACCCATCTACAACATTTTTATGATACaactataaataatgataagtACAAACATCCTATAGCTAATGTTTCGGagtatacaaattataagaatCTCATAGATAAAAAACATGATTTGAAGAATatggatataaataaaaataatatatctaaattatatgatgcatttaatatattatgtaatatGTATACTGAATTTGATGAAGGCAAATCAGATTGTACAAACTTTTCGGAAAAAGCTAATCAATTTAttggaaaatataaagaacttGATGAAAATTGCAATATTACTGGAAACAATTCATGtagtaaaatattgtttACTTTATTATCtgattatattaattttaaaaataaatgtaacgATATTCCATCTCTTCCAGGGATAGCATCAGAATTTTTTGCtccaagttcgtcgatagcaacaaaattatttatagttttatcgatatttggtgcaataggaattttttttggaatttcgtataag tattcattatttggatttcgaaaacgatttaaaaaacaacaaataagagaaaaaataaaaaatataaagaagagaatgaattattaa
- a CDS encoding PIR protein, with product MNDSVCRTFLGLRNSFSNNLDGKGDYQFIMNKEILNGYCTNKNCSSNLDKINAGSLYLFDAFFKDSTVFKNHNSIHIVEYILLWLSYMLNLKEQVGMTNLQYFYNMYVLHHEKYKNSIIGVDGYTSYKDLIDQKKYLLGMDKQIISNFYEVFKLLCDMYTNFDAKTSHCSNCSQNANTFVKKYNQMNKNSVITSNSSYNKLLSTLSNEYNNFKNYYTSKGGNSNDIPSLTSIENMQASTHISGQDSEDTPSSSSIPAKLFTVLSIFGAIAFFLGISYKYSLFGVRKRFKKQQIREKIKNIKKKMNQ from the exons atgaatgacagtgtg tgtagAACGTTCCTTGGTTTAAGGAACTCGTTTTCCAATAATTTGGACGGGAAGGGAGACTATCAATTTATTATGAATAAAGAAATTTTAAATGGGTATTGTACTAATAAAAACTGTAGTAGTAACCTCGACAAGATTAATGCTGGaagtttatatttgtttgatgCATTCTTTAAGGATTCTACTGTGTTTAAGAATCATAATAGCATACATATTGTTGAATACATTTTgttatggttaagttatatgttaaacctaaagGAACAAGTAGGAATGACCAAtctacaatatttttataatatgtatgtaCTGCATCATgaaaagtataaaaattctataataGGTGTTGATGGGTATACTAgttataaggatcttatagatcaaaaaaaatatttgttgGGTATggataaacaaattatttccaatttttatgaagtatttaaattattatgtgatATGTATACTAATTTTGATGCAAAAACATCACATTGCTCAAACTGTTCACAAAATGCTAATACATTTGTCAAGAAATATAatcaaatgaataaaaattctGTTATTACTAGTAATAGTTCCTATAATAAACTATTGTCTACTTTatcaaatgaatataataattttaaaaattattatactaGTAAAGGTGGTAATTCTAACGATATTCCATCCCTTACATCGATAGAAAACATGCAAGCTTCTACACATATTTCTGGACAAGATTCTGAAGATACaccatcaagttcgtcgataccagccaaattatttacagttttatcgatatttggtgcaatagcattttttttaggaatttcttataag tattcgttatttggggttcggaaacgatttaaaaaacaacaaataagagaaaaaataaaaaatataaagaagaaaatgaatcaataa
- a CDS encoding PIR protein — MNDTLCGQFDFVRKYFPDNSSDIATLDFDDNSDLMKYCTNKDSGVNKCDTDLDKITAGFLWLLAQYYSMSKDRTYSENNTNPFFLYMISWFSYKIKQKSNHENTPLYDYYNKNVKNNNKYSSFTNPAYTITDIEDVLDKKSEFLNINIEDLSNFYDAFKLLCNIHSNIAQNKTDVLLPNSATNFVKKYAELTNKYNIKNTACSKILSALSTDYNNLKNNCNSKGVRCKDFPSIPETPESISALLSGDTSSSSIGKRLFTVLSIFGAIAFFLGISYKYSLFGFRKRFKKQHIREKIKNIKKKMNR; from the exons ATGAATGACACTCTA TGTGGACAATTTGATTTTGTGAGGAAATATTTCCCCGATAATTCAAGCGATATTGCAACACTCGATTTTGATGATAATTCGGATTTGATGAAATACTGCACTAATAAAGATTCAGGAGTAAATAAATGCGATACTGATCTCGATAAAATTACGGCTGGATTTTTATGGTTACTTGCACAATATTATTCTATGTCCAAAGATAGAACTTATAGtgaaaataatactaatccattttttctatatatgaTTTCATGGTTTAGTTACAAAATAAAGCAAAAATCAAATCACGAAAACACCCCACTATacgattattataataaaaatgtaaaaaataataataaatatagtaGTTTTACAAACCCTGCCTATACAATTACAGATATTGAGGATGTCTTAGATAAAAAAAGTGAATTTttgaatattaatattgaagatctgtctaatttttatgatgcattcaaattattatgtaatataCATAGTAATATTGCACAGAATAAAACAGACGTCCTACTGCCAAATAGTGCTActaattttgttaaaaaatatgcagaATTAaccaataaatataatattaaaaataccGCATgtagtaaaatattatctgctttatcaactgattataataatttaaaaaataattgtaatAGCAAAGGTGTTCGTTGTAAAGATTTTCCATCCATTCCAGAAACACCCGAAAGCATTTCTGCACTATTATCTGGAGAtacatcaagttcgtcgataggaAAGAGATtatttacagttttatcgatatttggtgcaatagcattttttttagggatttcttataag tattcgttatttggatttcggaaacgatttaaaaaacaacatataagagaaaaaataaaaaatataaagaagaaaatgaatcgttaa
- a CDS encoding fam-c protein, which produces MNKRIYSLVCIALYTLLVVSIHCSEQKWLFTCFNVNINAYIYCMFIHLYYQSKVSDVGYTSGLGTKEINKNNETDGIEYKNETQLKNNNPKDDTYDEDDKDNKGFSFFNIFKRNKKNKKIKTSSYSKVSLTHPDKKIIEELLNKNEYLYKVLLLMRKFMRDLLVKNSDPLNFLSDNKITETYLKNNEYLSNELLQLQKNVQDILEKNPRLLKSLLQLTEKLENTFQIIN; this is translated from the exons atgaataaaagGATATATAGTTTAGTTTGTATTGCCTTATATACCCTTTTGGTTGTGTCAATACACTGCTCCGAACAGAAA tgGTTATTTACATGTTTTAATGTAAAtattaatgcatatatatattgtatgtTTATTCATTTGTATTACCAATCTAAGGTATCTGATGTAGGATATACAAGTGGTCTAGGTACTAaagaaataaacaaaaacaaCGAAACAGATGGtatagaatataaaaacgAAACACAATTAAAGAATAACAATCCTAAGGATGATACATATGATGAAGACGATAAAGACAATAAAGGATTtagtttttttaatatatttaaaagaaataaaaaaaataaaaaaataaaaacatcaTCATATAGTAAAGTATCCTTAACTCATccagataaaaaaataatcgaagaacttttaaataaaaatgaatatctTTATAAGGTACTATTGTTGATGAGAAAATTTATGCGTGACTTACTTGTAAAAAATTCAGAccctttaaattttttatcagataataaaataactgAAACATATTTAAAGAACAATGAATATCTTTCTAATGAATTATTACAGCTGCAAAAAAATGTGCAAGACATTCTTGAAAAAAATCCAAGACTTTTAAAGTCATTATTACAATTAACTGAAAAATTAGAAAACActtttcaaataataaacTAA